In Pseudomonas lutea, the genomic stretch TTGAGTCCCGCAAATCGCCAATGCGCAGCACGCAGTCAACGCCCTCCATCACCAAATCCACCGCGCGGTCGGTCACGCCCACTACCAGTTCGAGGGCGGGGAAGGCGTCGGTGAACTGCTTCAGGCTTTCAATGAAACCGCGTTGCGAGAACGCGGTGGGAATGTCGACCCGCAGCCGCCCGTGCAGGGTGGCGCCGCTGCGATCGAACATGGACGCGGTGGCCGAAATGTCCGCGAGCAGCCCCTTGACCCGCTCGTAGAACTGCTCGCCCTCAGCAGTCAGCTTCACCGAGCGCGTGGTTCGCTGAAACAGCCGCACACCCAGCGACGCCTCCAGGGTCTGGATCGACCGCGTGATGTGTGGCCGCCCCAGCTGAGTGGCTTCAGCCACTCTGGTGAAACTACCCAGCTCTGCCAGCCTCGCGAACACCTGCATTGACTGCAACAGGTCCATAGGTTCGCCCTCGTACTACCTAAAAAATCAGCATGATTGTTGCGGCGCAGGATAACAATCCTTTGCCCGGACGAGCATTTATCCGCTCAGGCAGACGGGGAACAATGCCGCCCAACACGCCTGCGGTCGACTTCGACCCGGCGGCAATCACTGGAGATAACACATGAAAGCATGGCTTCTGAAAGACTTCGGGCTGGACAACCTTGAACTGGGCGAAGTGCAAACGCCCGTCCCGAAGACCGGCGAGCTGCTGGTGAAAGTCGGCGCCGTGTCCCTTAACTTCCGCGACAAGGCGATTGTCGACGGAATCTACGAGCCCCACACCGTCCCCAAGCCGCTGATCCCGGTCAGCGATGTGGCGGGCACGGTGGTGGCAACGGGCGAGGGCGTCCGCCGCTTTGCGGTGGGCGACCGAGTCAACTCGCACTTGTACTCGCGGTGGCTCGACGGCATGCCTGCCCACGATGAACCGGACTACTGCTTTGGCTCACCCTTGCCGGGCGGTCTGGCGGAATTCATGATCATCCATGAAGACAGCGCGGTGCGTGCCCCCGCCGACATGACCGATGAAGAAGCCTCGACGCTGCCCATCGCCGCCTTGACCGCCTGGTACTCGCTGGTCGATTACGGTCACATTCAGCCCGGCCAAACGGTCCTGGTGCAAGGCACCGGCGGCGTGTCGATTTTCGCCGCACAGATCGCCATGGCGCTGGGTGCCCGGGTCATCATCACGTCCAGCCGCGACGAGAACATTGCCGCCGTCATCAAGCTCGGCGCCATGGCCGGCATCAACTACCGCACGACACCGGACTGGGCCGCGGAAGTCATGAAGCTCACCGACGGCAAGGGTGTCGATCTGTTGCTGGACGTGGCGGGTGGGGAGGGTGTCAACGCCTCGGTTCAAGCCACCAAGGTGGGCGGCCGTATCGCTCAGATCGGCTTTCTGACGGGGCAAACCACCGGCTTGAACCTCATGCCGCTGATCTTCCGGCAAACCACCTTGCGCGGCATCGCGGTTGCGCCGCGCAGCGCTTTCGACCGGATGAACGCGTTCCTCGACGGCCATCGCATTCGCCCGGTCATCGACCACGTGTACCCCTTCGAACAAGCGCGCGAAGCTTATGAGCATCTGGCGCGAGGACCGTTCGGCAAGGTCGTGATCAAAGTGAGCTAAAGGTGCAGATGGCATCGAGCGCCCAGCCCGGTGCCACGCCACTTTTGCACGCTACTCATCGGTGTTGAGTTTGACTTTGATCCAGCCTTGCTCATGCAGGTCGAACGCAGCAAAGGCGCTGATCGCGTCCGTCAGCGGCTCGCACTGGGTGAGCACGCTGGCCGGATCGACCTTGCCGGCCAGGGTCAGCTCGATGAGTTTGGGAATGTACTTGCGGTGGTGGCAGTTGCCCATGTTCATGCGCAGGTTTTTGTTCATGGCCGCGCCGATGGGGAAGCTTTCAAAACCTTGCGGGTACACGCCGATGATCGACAGTGTGCCGGCTTTGGCCAGGCCTTCCACGGCCCATTTCAAGGCTTGCGAGGGCGCATCCCCCGGCTGCCATTGCTCGTGACCGTGAGGGTGCCCGCCGTGGCCGTGATTGGCGTCAATGCCCACGGCGTCGATGGCACGGTCAACACCGATGTCATCGGTCAGCCGGTTGAGTGCCGCGATGGGGTCTTCCTCTTCGAAGTTGATGCATTCTGCGCCCAGCTCGCGGGCTCGATCGAGGCGATCACTCAGGCCATCGATGGCAAATACCCGACCGGCGCCCATCAATCTGGCGCTGATGATCGCGAACAGGCCAACCGGGCCGCAGCCAAATACCGCAACCGTATCGCCGTCCTCGATCTCCGCCATCTCTGCACCAAACCATGCGGTGGGAAAAATATCCGACATGGCAATCGCCTGGTTGTCAGTGATGCTGTCCGGCAACTTGATGAGGCCGACATGCGCATACGGAATGCGCGCTTTCTCCGCTTGCAGGCCATGGAAAGGCCCTGTGGCTTTCGGGCCTCCGAAGAACGAGGTGCCGGCTTTCTTGCCGTTGGGGTTGGCCACGTCACACTGCGCAAAGTAGCCGGCGCGGCAATATGCACAGTTGCCGCAGGCGATGGTTGACGGGATCAGCACCCGGTCGCCAACCGCCAGATTGCGCACTTCCGGTCCCAGCGCCTCGACGATGCCGACGCCCTCATGGCCCAGTATCGTGCCGCTCTGCATGTCCGGCGCGCTGCCGCGAATAAAATGCAAATCCGTCCCACAAATGGCCGACGCGGTAATGCGCACGATCGCGTCAGTTGGTTCCTGAAGGGTAGGTTCCGGCACATCATCGAGCCTGATGTCGCCGACTCCGTGAAACACCACTGCTTTCATGGCAAGTCTCCCAACTAGGTGATTGATGTTGGGTGGAGCCTGTCGCGTGGCCCGTGGTTTAGCCGAACTCTCGCCGGGCAGACAAACGGCACGGGTGCTCCTCACCCGCCACACGCAGGCGGTCTGGGGCGGGTGGTGATTGAACGCTTTGGCGCGCCACCGCACTAAGCTGTAGCGGTCGACTGGCGACTTCTTAAACGGACATCAAGCCCTTATGTCTTCATATGATCAGGAAATGCAGGACAGGCAGCACCCGGTGGACGAAGACATTGCGCTTCAGCGCCGGATCTGGAAATTCGAACGCGTGGGCTGGTATGTGTTGCTGCTGGTCGTGTTGCTGACACTGGGCGGTTTGTTTTCCCGGGGACTGCTCAGCGACGCTACGGCGACCTCCGCGCAGAAAGACCTCACCGTCGAGTACCAACGCTTCCACCGCAGCGGCGGGGTCGACGCAATGGTGATTCATAGCCACGGCCAGCCCGGCAAGCCGCACACGGTGTTTGTCGACGCCGCCTTGCTGGAGGCGTTCAGTGTCGACTCCATGCAGCCTCAGCCCATCGGCTCCGCCGCCAATCGTCAGGGCTTGAAGCTGACCATGACCGGCGACGAGCGGGGCGACAGTTCGCTGTACCTGACATGGCGCAACGACGGTCTGGGTCTGGTGGCGGGCCATATCGCGGTGGAAGGCGGCGGCGAAGTGTCGCTCAATCAGTTTATTTATCCCTAGGTAAAACGTATGGATGCGGTGTTGCGCGCAGGCGCCATTTACTTCGTGTTGCTGGTGTTGTTTCGTGTCTCGGGTCGCCGTTCTTTGGGCGAGATGACCTCCTTTGATTTCGTCTTGATGCTGATCATTGGTGAAGCGACCCAACAGGCATTGTTGGGAGACGACTTTTCAGTCACCAATGCCGTGCTGGTTATTGTCACGCTGCTCTGCATCGACATCGGCTTTTCTCTGCTCAAGCGTCGATCAAAGCGCATCGGCAAGTTGATCGACGGTGGCCCGACGATAGTGGTGGAGAACGGCACCTACCTGCGCCAACGGATGCATGAGGCCCGCGTGCAGGAAGATGACATCATGCAGGCGGCGCGGCTGGGGCAGGGCGTTGAAACCGTAGAACAGATCAAGTTTGCAATCATCGAGCGGAACGGCAAGATCTCCATCATCGTCAAATGACAACTGCGGTGGCGCCGATTATTGCCGGTCGATGACGGGCGCTGGTCATTGCACTACTATCAAACCCTCAATCGGGTAACAGGAGCTCCAGATGTCTCGTCTCGCAGAATTCCGCAAACTTGAACAACAGCTTGCCGCGCAACTCGCCGAACTTGAAACATTGAAAAACGACAGCGGCCTTCAGAGAGAAATCGAATTCGAGACGAAGTTGCGAGAACTCCTGCAGACTTACGGTTTCGGCTTGAAGGACATTGTGGGCATGCTTGACCCGCGCTCGCAGAACACCCGGGCGAACAGTTCAGCGCCCCCCGAAAAGAAACCTCGCAAGGCCCGCGATTTGAAAGTGTATAAAAGCCCACTGACCGGTGAAGTGGTCGAAACCAAGGGCGGCAATCACAAGTTGTTGAAAGCCTGGAAAGCCCAGTTCGGTGACGAGGTCGAAAACTGGCGGGTTTATCACTGACTGAGCTCAGTGTAAGCCGCCGAAACGCGGCTTTTTTTATTGGGCCGGCAGAGCGGGTCTGTCGCTTTGTTTCAAGTGGGCCCTTGTTTGAATGAACCCCGCATCCCGGATACCTGTAAAACGTCGAACCTTCCGCCGGGCAGACCGCTCAGATACCAGGCAAGCATTCTTCTCACATGCCAGGGCCTCGCCCCTCGGAGCGCACCATGACTGACGCCAAATCACCAGCCGACGCGACACGCGACCCCCATGCCGCAACGCCTGCTGAACGGGACAAGCCGGACACTTTGCCGGCTCACTCGCCTGATCAGGAGTCCGGACGGCAGAACGGCCTGACGC encodes the following:
- a CDS encoding zinc-dependent alcohol dehydrogenase, with amino-acid sequence MKAVVFHGVGDIRLDDVPEPTLQEPTDAIVRITASAICGTDLHFIRGSAPDMQSGTILGHEGVGIVEALGPEVRNLAVGDRVLIPSTIACGNCAYCRAGYFAQCDVANPNGKKAGTSFFGGPKATGPFHGLQAEKARIPYAHVGLIKLPDSITDNQAIAMSDIFPTAWFGAEMAEIEDGDTVAVFGCGPVGLFAIISARLMGAGRVFAIDGLSDRLDRARELGAECINFEEEDPIAALNRLTDDIGVDRAIDAVGIDANHGHGGHPHGHEQWQPGDAPSQALKWAVEGLAKAGTLSIIGVYPQGFESFPIGAAMNKNLRMNMGNCHHRKYIPKLIELTLAGKVDPASVLTQCEPLTDAISAFAAFDLHEQGWIKVKLNTDE
- a CDS encoding zinc-dependent alcohol dehydrogenase family protein; the encoded protein is MKAWLLKDFGLDNLELGEVQTPVPKTGELLVKVGAVSLNFRDKAIVDGIYEPHTVPKPLIPVSDVAGTVVATGEGVRRFAVGDRVNSHLYSRWLDGMPAHDEPDYCFGSPLPGGLAEFMIIHEDSAVRAPADMTDEEASTLPIAALTAWYSLVDYGHIQPGQTVLVQGTGGVSIFAAQIAMALGARVIITSSRDENIAAVIKLGAMAGINYRTTPDWAAEVMKLTDGKGVDLLLDVAGGEGVNASVQATKVGGRIAQIGFLTGQTTGLNLMPLIFRQTTLRGIAVAPRSAFDRMNAFLDGHRIRPVIDHVYPFEQAREAYEHLARGPFGKVVIKVS
- a CDS encoding DUF421 domain-containing protein; protein product: MDAVLRAGAIYFVLLVLFRVSGRRSLGEMTSFDFVLMLIIGEATQQALLGDDFSVTNAVLVIVTLLCIDIGFSLLKRRSKRIGKLIDGGPTIVVENGTYLRQRMHEARVQEDDIMQAARLGQGVETVEQIKFAIIERNGKISIIVK
- a CDS encoding histone-like nucleoid-structuring protein, MvaT/MvaU family, giving the protein MSRLAEFRKLEQQLAAQLAELETLKNDSGLQREIEFETKLRELLQTYGFGLKDIVGMLDPRSQNTRANSSAPPEKKPRKARDLKVYKSPLTGEVVETKGGNHKLLKAWKAQFGDEVENWRVYH